The following DNA comes from Mucisphaera calidilacus.
TCCACACGGAAGGAGTCCGCCATCCCGCCGTGGAAACCCGCCAGACCGCACCCCGCCTTGATCACCTCACGCAGGCCCTGACTCTGCTCCGCGCTGATCTCCGACATCGTCCAGATCGGCACCACCAGGTCATACCCCGCCATCCGCTCAGCGTCCGCGTACACCGACAGGTCGTGCACCACGTCCGGCTCCATCCCCTCGCCACGCGCCAGCTCCGCCACCGTCTGGGCACACTGATCCGGCTCGTGACCGTCCCAGCCGCCCCAGTTGATCAACACACGCTTGCTCATCACATCACTCCTTTGAAAACAACTCAGACCAGCTCGAGCTCACCCGTCACCAGTCCCTCCGCCATCGCCGCCGGACGCTCCACGCGACTCATAATCTTCACCGCCGATGACTGACCGCCCGCCTGGTGCATCCCACGCAACACCTCCAGCACGTGCGCCGCCAACGCGCCCGACGCACGATGCGGACGACCCTTGAGGATCCCGTCCGCCATGTCCGCCAGACCCAGGCTCCGGTAGTTCTCGGTGTAGTTGTGCTTCACCTCAACCGCCTCGAATTCCTTCGAGTCCCGCGTCGCCAGCATCACCTGACCGCCAAAGTTGTTCGGGTCCGGGACGCTCAGCGAGCCCTCCGTCCCGTGCACCTCGACGAACTTGTGCTTCGACTGAGCCGTGTCAAAACTCATGATGAACGTCACGATCGCACCGCTCTCAAACAACAGGTTCCCCGCCAGGTGCGTCTCCACCTCCACCTTCAGCTTCCGGCCCTTGTGCAGCTCGCTCGTGCACGTCCGCTCCCCCGATCGACGGGTCATCGACGCCACCTCCGCCACCGGGCCCAGCATGTTCACCAGCGCCGTCACGTAGTAAGGCCCCATGTCCATCGCAGGACCGCCACCCTCCAGGTAATAGAAATCCGGGTTCGGGTGCCAGCTCTCCACACCCCACGTCTGCATCAACGCCAAACCCGCAATAGGCGTCCCGATCGCTCCCTCATCAATCAGCTTCCGACACGCCTGATGACCGCCCCCCAGAAACGTGTCCGGCGCACACCCCAGACGCAGCCCCTTCTCCGACGCCAACGCCAGCGCACGCTCCGCCTCCGCCACCGACAACGCAAACGGCTTCTCGCAGTAAGCGTGCTTGCCCGCCTCCAACGCCCTCATGTTCACCGGCGCGTGCGCCTGAGGGACCGTCAGGTTCAGCACGATGTCAATGTCCTCACGCCCCAGCAGATCATCCACCCCGCACGACTCCAGCCCGTACTCCTGAGCCTTCGCCTCCGCCGCTTCCATGTTCAGGTCCGAGCACGCCACGATCCGCATCGACGAATAATCAGACGCATGATTCAGGTACGCACCCGAAATGTTCCCGCACCCGATCAGCCCGACACGCAGTGGTTGAAGATCCGACATGACATCCCTCTGACTTCACAACACACCCGGCCGCCTACGATCCGCAACACACACACCGCAGCGACCGGTCAGCGGAGTACGATAGCGTTTTGCAACCGGCTCCGTGAACACAGGAACACCCCCGTGAACCCACCCGCCCTTCGCACCCTCCTCCCGGCACTCCTCGCCGCCATCCTCCTCCCTCTCGCCGGCTGCACCGTCACCGCCGTCTCCGCCGCCTCCGTCGCCTCCATCGCCGCCGCCACCGCCACCACCGCCGAAAAAGGCTTCGGGGCCTGGGCCGGCAGCAAATTCACCTACGTCGACGAGGCCGACCTCACCGACATGCGCTGGGCCACCGAGTCGGCCATCGACCGGCTCCAACTCAACATCAGCAAGCAGTCCTTCGACGAGAAAAAAGCCACCTACCGCTGGAAGGTCCGCGACGCCGACAACGACCACCTCGCGAAAATCAAACTCAAACCCCTCACGCCACGCATGATGGTCGTCACCATCGACGTCGGGCTCTTCGGCAACAAACCCGCCGGTACCCTCCTCGCCAGCCGCATCCGCGACAAACTCAACCAGATCAAGCACGCCGAGGGCGAGGAAATCACCAACGCACCCCCCTCCCTCCAGAATTGAACGCACCCCTGTTACCCTGTACCCCATGAAAACCCTCACCCACACGCTCCTCCTGACCCTCACCCTCCTCGCCACACTCACCGCCTGCGGACCCGCCGACGAGCCCCAGGCCGACGCCGACGGCAAAAAACAGCTCATCTTCATCTCCAACCAGGAACACAACGCCCGCGACCCACAACGCATCACCTGGACGCAGGACATCCGACTCGCCGACTGCCTCTTCGAACCCCTCGTCCTCGCCGACTACACCGCCATGAAACTCGAGCCCGGCACCGCCGAGGCATGGACCGTCAGCGAAGACCTCCGCACCTACACCTTCACCATCCGAAGCGACGCTCGCTGGAACAACGGCGAACCCGTCACCGCACACGACGTCGCCTACGCCTGGCAACGCGCCATGCTCCCCGACACCACCGCCGGATACGCACAACTCCTCTTCGTCATCAAAGGCGCCCACGACTTCTACGACTTCCGCGCCGCACAGGCCGTCGCCTACGCCAAAGCCGACCCCAGCCAGCGATCCGCCGAAGACGACTACCGCAAAGCACTCGAGTACTTCAACCAGAACGTAGGCATCAAGACGCCCGACGAACGAACCCTCGTCGTTACCCTCACCCAGCCCACCCCCTACTTCCTCGACCTCGCCGCCTTCGCCACCTTCATGCCCGTCCACAAGAAAAGCATCGAGGCCGAAACCACCTTCGTCGCCTCCACCGGACAACTCAGCATGGACCAACGCTACTGGTCCGACCCCGACCGACTCGTCACCAACGGACCCTACCAGCTCAAGCAAGCACGCTTCCGCCAGAGCAACGAACTCACGCCCAACCCCCACTACTGGAACCGCGACGCCATCAAAAACTCAGGCGTCAAGGAAATCATCATCAACGACCCCGGCACCGCCCTCTACAGCTACCAGGGCGGCAAGGCACACTACTGGCCACGCGTACCCAGCGGAACCACCGCCGCCGAACTCGCCGCCAACGCCGATAACCGCAACGACGTCCACCTCCAGACCATGGCCGGCACCTTCTTCATCAACGCCAACTGCGAACCCCACCTCTCCGACGGCAGCGACAACCCCCTCGCCGACCAACGCGTCCGCGTCGCCCTCTCCATGGCCATCGACCGCGAACTCATCGTTAACAACGTCACACGCATGCACGAACCCGTCGCCAAAACCTTCATCCCGCCCAACGCCGTCGCCGGATACGAACCCCCCGCCCACGCCGCCCCGGGCTACGACCCCGCCGCCGCAAAAAACCTCCTCGCGGAAGCCGGCTACAACGACCCCGCCACCCTCACCGGACTCACACTCCTCTACCGATCCACCGACCCAGGCGAAAGCCTCATCGCCCAGACCCTCAGCAACATGTGGCAACGAAAACTCGGCGTCACAGTCAAGCTCGAAGGACTCGAGAACCGCGTCGTCGTCGAACGCGTCATCAACCGCGAGTACACCCTCGCACGAGGCTCCTGGTACGGCGACTACCCCGACCCCACCACCTGGCTCGACCGACTCCGCAAGCCCGTCGGCAAACGCGCCAACAACGCCAGCGGATGGGACCACCCCCCCTTCGACACCCTCCTCAACCAGGCCGCCACCGAACGCGACACCACCCAGAGACTCGCTATGCTCCGCGACGCCGAGGCCATGATGCTCGAACACCAGCCCATGTTCTTCCTCTACCACTACATCAGCCTCAACCTCTACGACCCCGCCAGAATCTCAGGCATCCAGAACAACCCCTGGTTCCGCGTCCGTTTCCAGGACGTCGTCGTCCACTGACGCCCTCAGGCAACATCGGCGCTTTCGACAATCAATCCGGCCCAAGCCCTTTTCAGGTGTAGACTTCTCAGTCCACATCCTCGTGAAGGGCCAGCCGCATGCACGCGTACACCACGACCTCACTCCTCGTCGCCACCCTCACCGCCTCCTCCTCACTCGCCATCAGCATCCGCGACGACCGATCCGAGATCAGCCACATCCAGCTCGCCGAACAAGCCGACTACGACGCCGTCGGCGAGATCTTCGCCACCGTCGCCGGCCTCGGCACCAGCGCCTGCTCCGCAACCCTCATCACCGACCAGTGGGCACTCACCGCCGCACACTGCATCGACGGCAACGACCTCCGCGGCAACGGCGTCAGCCACCTGCGCTTCCTCGTCGAAGGACAGCTCCGCTACGTCAAGCAGTGGATCCCGCACCCCCAGTGGGCCGACACCGACGGCAGCTTCACCGCCGGCTACGACATCGGACTTATCCAGCTCTCCACACCCATCACCTCCGTCGAGCCCGCACCCCTCTTCGAACAACGCGTCACCCCCGGACAGGAATCCGTCGCCGTCGGCTACGGCATCCCGGGCACCGGCAGCACGGGCACCGACCAGAGCGCCGACTTCGGCACGAAACGCGCCGCCGTCAACAGCATCGACGCCATGGGCGCCGAGAACTTCCCCTTCCCCCTCGGCTTCACCCTCATCGAGGACTGGTCCTCCAACATCATCGCCACCGACTTCGACGAGCCCGGCAACCCCGACGCCTCCTCCATCGGCAGCCCCTTCCCCCTCAACCTCGAAGGCGCGATCACCTCAGGCGACTCGGGCGGAGCCCTCTTCGTCACCAGCAACAACCAGCAGCAACTCGCCGCCGTCAACTCCTTCTCCGCCAGCTTCGACGACGACCCCGACGGCTCCTACTCAGACCTCTCCGGCTTCTCACGCGTCTGGCCACACCTCGACTGGATCGGCTACACCATCCTCACCGAGTCCGAAGCCCCGGGCGACTACACCTCCGACGGACGCATCGACGACGCCGACATCGACTTCCTCTTCGCCGAATTCAACAACCCCTACATCACGCCCGCCAACCAGTTCACCATCCCCAACATCGAACTCGTCCTCGGCACCATCGCCGACCCACGCTACGACCTCACCGGCGACAACAAGACCAACCACGCCGACCTCCACTTCCTCGTCAACGACCTCATCGGGACAACCTTCGGCGACCTCGACCTCGACGGCACCGTCAACCTCGTCGACCTCTCCACACTCGCCGAAAACTTCGGTGCGACCGACGCCTCATGGTCCCAAGGCGACGCCGACGGCAACGGCACCGTCGACCTCATTGACCTCTCCATGCTCGCACCCAACTTCGACACCTCACCCGTCCCCGAGCCCGCCACCCTGCTCCCGCTGCTCGCGATCCTCGCCACCCGCCGACGCGCATGAAAAAACCCACGCACAAGGCGTGGGTTTCATGAAAAACAGACTCAGCCAGCATCACGCAAGGCTACGCTCCGTCGGACCCGTGTAGATCTGACGCGGACGGTAGATCTTGCTCTTGCGATCACGCACTTCCTTCCAGTGCGCGATCCAGCCGGGCATACGACCGATCGCGAACATCACCGTGAACATGTTCACCGGGATGCCGATCGCGCGAAGAATAATGCCCGAGTAGAAGTCCACGTTCGGGTACAGGTTCCGCGACACGAAGTAGTCGTCATTCAACGCCACGTCCTCAAGACGTCGCGCCAACTCAAGCAGCGGATCATTCACGCCCAGCTTCGCCAGAACACGGTCCGCAGCGGCACTCAGGATCTTCGCACGCGGGTCAAAACTCTTGTACACCGGGTGTCCGAAACCAAACAGACGATACTCCTTCTGCTTCACACCCTCGATGAACTTGCCCAGATCCATCTTCGTGCTGTGCAGCTCCTGCAGCTGATTCATGATCGCCACGTTCGCGCCGCCGTGCAGCGGACCCCACAGCGCACAGACGCCCGCCGCACAACTCGCAAACAGGTTCGCCTGCGAAGAGCCCACCAGACGCACCGTCGACGTCGAACAGTTCTGCTCGTGGTCCGCGTGCAGGATGAAGAACAGGTTCAACGCATCAACAATGTCCTGATCCGGCTCATACACCTTCTTCGGGATCGAGAACATCATATGCAGGAAGTTCGCACAGTACGAGAGATTCGGATCGGGATACATGATCGGATGGCCGATCGACATCTTGTACGCCGCCGCCGCCACCGTCCGAACCTTCGAGATCAGCTGAGCCGCCGACACGTCGAACGTGTCCTCGTCCTCCAACTCCATCACGTCCGGCTGATAGCACGACACCGTGTTGATCATCGCCGAGAGAATCGCCATCGGGTGACCCGTCGACGGGAAGCCGTCGAAGAACTGACGCACACCCTCGTGCAGCATCTCGTTCGCCGTCAGCAAATCAGAGAACCGCTTGAGACGATCAGGCGACGGCACCTCGCCCTCGAACAGCAGCAACGCCGTCTCGATGAAACTCAGCTTCTCCGCGATCTGCTCGATCGGGTAACCCCGGTGACGAAGGATCCCCTTCTCGGGGTTGATGAACGTGATGTTCGACTCGCACGCACCCGTGTTCCGGTACCCCTCGTCGAGTGTGATCGCCTTGGTCGCACCACGAAGACCCGTGATGTCAAGACCAACCTCGCCCTCCGACCCCACAACCAGGGGCGCTTCGTAAGACTGTTCGCCGATCGTAATCTGAGCCGTCTTGGATGCTGTCTGAGTCATCGTTGAGACCTTTTCATTCGTTTTGTCTTCCCTGTTTCTGCTACGTCGCTGCAGTTTAGGCAGCTTAACCACGCCTTGCCACTAACCCTTACTTATACAAGACTTGACCATCCGCAAATGTTCGATTCCCGCCTCAGAAAACACCTCACCCCGACGCTCCCACCCAAATCGCCCGTACCAATTTTCGAGATGCGCCTGCGCATGCAACTCCGCAACACGATCACCCACCAGCGCATCCACACATCCGAGCAGCGCACCACCCACACCACGACCCCGACAATCCGCCGCCACGCACAGCCGACCCACACGCACCACACCCGCTCCCGTCAACCCCAGAACCCGCCCCGTACCCACCAGACGATCTCCCTCGTACGCCAGCACAAACACCGCACCCGGATCCTTCGCATCGATCTCCGGCTCCCCCGTAATCCCCTGCTCACACACAAACACATCGACACGCAACCGGTACGCGTCGTGAAGCTCCCGCACGCTCAGATCATCAAACGCCTTGTGCACCAGCCGGAGCGCCACAACGACCTCCGAACCACACGCCCGCGGCTCAGCCCTTCGGCTGCCAGCCGCTCTTGAACGTCTCGATCGCCTGGCTCAACTCCTCGCCCAGACCCTTCTTGAACGTCCTCTCCTCCACCAGACGATCACGCAGCGACTTGCCCGCACCGCGGAAATAATCCACCAGGTCCTTCGCAAAGTCCTGCACCTGCGCGTCCGTCAGCGAATCCAGATACCCCTTCGTGCCCGCAAAGATCTGGATGATCTGGTCGTAAGCATCCATCGGCACGTATTGCGGCTGCTTCAGCAGCTCCACCATCCGGGCACCACGATCCAGCTGACGCTGCGTCGCCTTGTCCAGGTCCGTGCCCAGCTGAGCAAACGCCTCCAGCTCGCGGTAAGCAGCCAGGTCCAGACGAAGCGAACCCGCCACCTCCTTCATCGCCTTGATCTGAGCGTTACCACCCACACGCGACACCGAAATACCCACGTTCACCGCAGGACGAACGCCCGCAAAGAACAAATCCGGCTCCAGATAGATCTGGCCGTCCGTGATCGAGATCACGTTCGTCGGGATGTACGCCGAAACGTCACCCTCCTGCGTCTCGATGATCGGCAACGCCGTCAGCGAACCGCCGCCATTCTCATCACTCAGCTTGGTCGCACGCTCCAGCAGACGCGAGTGCAGGTAGAAGACGTCACCGGGATACGCCTCACGCCCCGGCGGACGACGCAGCAGAAGCGACAACTGGCGATAAGCCGTCGCCTGCTTCGAAAGGTCGTCATACACGCACAAAGCGTGATCACCCTTCCACATGAAATACTCGCCCATCGCGCAGCCCGCGTACGGAGCGATGTACTGCATCGGGGCCGGGTCCGACGCCGACGCCGCCACCACCACCGAGTAATCCAACGCGCCGTGCTGACGCAGCGTCTCCACCACGCCTGCCACCGTCGACTCCTTCTGACCCACCGCCACGTACACGCAGTAAACCGGGCCGTCCGCCGAGTTCTCGCCGTGCGTCTCCTTCTGGTTCAGGATCGCGTCCAGCGCCAACGCCGTCTTGCCCGTCTTGCGGTCACCGATAATCAGCTCTCGCTGACCACGCCCCACCGGGATCATCGCGTCCACCGACTTCACGCCGAACTGAAGCGGCTGAGTCACCGGCTGACGCGCCGCGATGCCCGGCGCAATGATGTCCACCTTCCGCATCTCGACGTTCTGAAGCGGGCCCTTGCCGTCGATCGGCTCGCCCAGACCGTTCACCACACGACCCAGCAGCCCCGGGCCCACAGGCACCGACAGCAGCTGACCCGTCGAACGAACCGTCATCCCCTCCTTGATCTTCAGGTAGTCACCGAAGATGACCGCACCCACGATGTCCTGCTCGAGGTTCATCGCCTGACCGCGGACCTTCGTCCCGTCGCCGAGCTCGAACTCCAGCATCTCCGCCGCCTGAACCTGCGACAGGCCGTAGATGCGGGCAATACCGTCACCCACCTCGATGACCTGCCCGACCTGCGAAACCTCGAGCTCGCTCGCGTAACGCTCGACTTCCTGCTTGATAACGCTCGTGATCTCGTCGGTGTTGATCTTCATCTCAAAGTCTTTCCCGGCCGTCATCCGGCCTCTGCAACAGCTTCGCGGGCCCGCGCCCGACCTGCATCCATCATCTGGTAGTTCATGCGACGCAGACGACTCGCCACGCTCGCATCAATCTGACGATCCCCGATCCGCGTCACCATCCCGCCCAGCAGCGAAGGATCCACCTCCACCGCCAGCGAAACACCACACCCCAGCGACTCCGACAGCTTCCGCTCAAGATCCGAACGCATCGCGTCGTCCGGCTCAAACGCAAGCGTCACCGTCACCTGCTCAATGCCGCGACGCTCGCGATGAATCGTCAACGCCGCCACAAACATCTCACGCAGATCCGCCAGCCGACCCTTCCGGTTCACCACCTGCACAAAACGGTAAATCAGGTCGTGCACCCGGCCACGGAACACACGCTCCAGGATCTGCTCACGCTCGCGCATCCCCAGCAACTGGCTGTCCAGCACCCGGCGAAAACCCGACACGTCCGCGTCGATCAGCTCGAGCAGGGGCCGAAGCTCAAGCACCACCTCGTCCAACGCACCCTGATGATCCGCCAAGTCCAGCAGCGCCCGCGCATAAACCCGGGCACCGGCATGGACGACCGTATCTTCTACAGGCTGAGGCACGTCGCGTTACTCCACAAAACTCTAAGCCCGAATATCAGTTCCGCTCCGCCTGCTGCTTGAGCTGGCCAAGCGACTCATCAATCAGCTGACGCTGATCCTCCACCGAGATCTCACGCTGAAGAATCCGACCCGCCACCTGCGTCGCCAGGACCGCCGTCTGCTCATACAACTCAGCCACGGCCTGCTCCTTCGCGACCCGGATGTCCGACTCGGCCCGCTCCTTGGTCCGCGCAATCTCCGCGTCCGCCGCAGCCTTCACCGACGCCGCCGCTCGCTGAGCCTCGCCACGCGCCTCATCAATCAGCTTCTGAGCCTCCTGATGGGCCTCACGCAGACGAACCTCGAGCTCCTCGGCCTTCGCCGTCGCCTCACGCGCCGCATCCTCCGCCTGCTTCAGATCACCACGCATCTTCTCCTCGCGGGCCTGAAGACCGCCCAGAACGTGCGGCCAGACAAAGAAGTAAAGCACCGCGAACAGCACACCAAAAAGGATCAGCTGCCACACGTACGTCATCGGATCGAAATCCGTGACGCCAGGCGAACCGTGACCGTCGCCATGCTCGCCAGCCTTCTCCGCCGCGAACAGACTCGCCGACATCAACAAAGGCATCGTCGCTACAACCAGCGTTCGGAACATCCCGAACCTCCGTCGTGAAAGAGCGATCTCGGGACCCAAACTCAGTTGCCCAGAACCACGAAGGCCAGCAGACCCATCGAAATCACGCCAAGACCCTCAACCAGAGCCGCAGCGATAATCATGTTCGTACCGATCGTGCCGCTCGCCTCGGGCTGACGCGCAATGCCCTCAACCGCCGAACCGCCGATCCGGCCAATGCCCAGACCGGCACCCAGCACCGTCAGGCCGAAGCCCAGACCAATACCCATACCCGTCAGGCTGCCGCCTTCCTGTGCCAGCATATAGATCGATTCCAACATCTTCGTTGCTCCAAGTCTCTGAAAAACACCAGATTAGAAGTTGTCCGGGATCTTCCGGGTCCCGGGGGGACGCATAGCATAGCGACGCTTCACACTCAATGCGCTGCCGTGGCACCCTCGTGACCATGGTCATCGTGATGCACCGCACCGGCCGCGATAAACAGCGTCGTCAAAAACGTGAAAATAAACGCCTGCAGGAACGCCACAAACAACTCCAGCAGGTTCAACAACGTCAGCGAAACCACCACCAGACCACCCACCGCCCAGCCCGTGATCAACGCCAGCACCGCCGCCACCACCAGGTGACCCGCCATCATCGTCCCGAACAAACGAACCGCCAGCACCGTGCACTTGATCAACAAACCCATCACCTCGAGCACCACCAGAAACAACGCCAAAGGAGCCATCGCCACAGGCGTAAATGGCACCGGCGCGAAGTGCGCGAAATACTTCAACCCCTGCTCGTGAACACCAATCCCGACAATCGCGCACAGCGAAATCGTCGCCATCGCACCCGTGATCGCCAGATTACTCGTCGCCGTGCCACCCCAGTGCGCCCAGGAATCGTCCTGGAACACCAAAGCGAACAACGCACCGAACGGAATCATCCCCAGAACGTTCGCGAACAGGATGAAAAAGAAGACCGACCAGATGTAATAGATGTACTTGTCCGTCAACGATCCAAGATTCGGACGAACCACGTTCTCTCGGATGAACTCCGCCAGAACCTCGAACAGCTGCGCCAGACGACCCTTCGTCACGTAGCTCTCCGCATCCGTGCCCCGAGGCGTCGAACGACCCCCCACGTGACTGAACACCAAGAACACCAGCACCGCCGCCACCAGACCCATCAGGTGGTGGTTCGTGATCGAAACCCCAAACGCCTCAAACAGGTGATGCGGGACCACGTGACTCGTCGGATCCTTCGCACCCAGCATCAAAAAAACGTTCGACATCACGAGAAGCATCTCCTGATCAACCACATCGTCATTCAGGACACATCGCCTGCACGACGCAACAAAGCCGTCACAACATAGGCCTCGCCGACAAGGCACAAAACGTAACCGATCATCGCCCACCACGCGACATCACGACCCGACAACCCTCCCAACGCCACCACCGCCCACGCCAGCCCCGCCGTCGCCACCAGACGAACCAGCATCCCCAGCATCCACCCGCGGACCATGCCCAACGCGGCACCATCCGCCGAACCACGCATCAACCACACAGGCAGCAAACCCAGCACACCCCCCAGCAACGCAGCGCCCAGACCCGCCAGCAACTCAACCATCACCGCCTCCACCCTCCCCATGCCTGCGATCACGCTCCGCTTCCTGATTCAACGCAATCGCCTTCTTCACCAGCAGATACAACCCGCCCATCACCCCCACCACCAGACCCGTCATCGACCACAAAGGACGCGTCCCCCAATGCCCATCCAACCAGAAACCCACACCCGCCAGCACCACCGCCGCCAGACCAAACTCCAGCCCCGAACCCGCCAATGCCCACAAACGACGACGATCTTCCTCGGCCATCGCCCTCTGCATCCTCTCGCAATGCGAAACCCTAGTTCAACGCCGCCGCACCGCTGATGATCTCGTTCAGCTCCGTCGTGATCTGCGTCTGACGCGCACGGTTGTAAAGCCGCTTCAGCGACTTGCCCATCTTGCCCGCCGAGTCCGTCGCCGACTTCATCGCGATCATCCGCGCAATCTGCTCACTCACCACCGCCTCGTTCAAACGCTGGAAAAGCGACGTCCGAACCGTCACAGGCAGCAACTCCGCCAGCAACGCCTCCGGCTCAGGCGAATACTCGTAAACCACACCCGAACCCTCGCCCGACGCTCCCTCATCCTCACCCGACACCTGCTTGATCGGCAGCAACTGAGCCACCTCCGGGTACTGACGCGACATCTTCTCGAACGCCATCGACACCACCGAAACCCGGTCGTACGCCCCCGACGCATACCGCTCCATGTAATCGTCCGCCAACGCCTCCACCGCCGCGTACTCAGGCGTGTCCCCGATCTCCGAATGGAACGCACCCACCTCGATGTGGTTGAACTTGCAATACACCTGACCCTTACGCCCGATCAGCTCCACGTCCACCGGACACGTCGCCGCACGCAGATACTGATGGGCCGCACGCAGCACGTTACCGTTGTAACCCCCGCAAAGACCACGGTTTGAGGTCACGATCAGCAGGAGCTCACGCCTGGGCGACACCGCCGGCTCCGACAGCAGCGGATCGGTGATCTCACCCGATCCCGCCACGCTCGCCGCCAGCCGGCCCACCATCGACTCGATGCCGGCCGAATATGCCTTCGCCTCCGTCGCCCGACGCTGCATCGCCTGAAACCGCGCCGTCGCGATCATCTGCATCGTCTTCGTGATCCGCTGGATGTTGCGGACCGCCTTCATACGCGTCTTCAATTCCCGACTGTTACTCGCCATAACCCAAAGCATAACCCAACCCCACCCACAACCTCAAAACCCGCACCCCCGCTCTCAAACCCGGTTGGCTGCGACCAGACCGAGCCTGCGAAGGTCTGCCCACAGAATCGCCGCCACTCACGCCCCCCCACGCGAGCCCAAAGCGCGAACCTTCCTGACCCTGCGCCCCTTCATCCCGATCCGCGATGAAGGCCCCAAACCCTGAGCGACGCCCTAGGCCGAATGTTTCAACGAAAATTGATTGATGACCCTGCACGACGCCAAAAACAAGATCAAATCCTGTCCTCAACATTACAATGGTCTGCGTCCCCAGACCGCCTCGAGCAACCTGCCCCGTGGAGTTCGCTGGTTGAATCACCCGGCCGATTGATGGCCGAGGCTAGCATCGAGACTGGTATGAAGATGGGGAGAGGCGCAGATGCTGGCCTCGGTCATTATGAATGGTTCAGGATCCGGGAGGAGGCACATCTTGCCTAATAGCTCCGTCTTCCGTGTTACTAATAATAGCTCTGGTTCCGTCCTGAGATTTTATGAGTATCCCTTCACTATCAGATTCTGCAATCATGAGTAGACGGAGCATGCCGGACAAGTCTGTCATGGATATCATTGACATGCCACCCTGCTGGCTACTTGATTCTATTGCTATCATTTCTGTGTCGCCTGCCACCAACATGATTCCAGCCACATCACTTAATAGTTGCGATTCGTCGCTATTATCGTCGCCGTATATAATTACACGTGGATTTCCTTGCCTGTCTACCACGATAATCTCATTAGTTACAATTTTAGACATCATGCCGTTAGCGATCTCGTCACAGTACCCGACGAGTCCA
Coding sequences within:
- a CDS encoding citrate synthase, coding for MTQTASKTAQITIGEQSYEAPLVVGSEGEVGLDITGLRGATKAITLDEGYRNTGACESNITFINPEKGILRHRGYPIEQIAEKLSFIETALLLFEGEVPSPDRLKRFSDLLTANEMLHEGVRQFFDGFPSTGHPMAILSAMINTVSCYQPDVMELEDEDTFDVSAAQLISKVRTVAAAAYKMSIGHPIMYPDPNLSYCANFLHMMFSIPKKVYEPDQDIVDALNLFFILHADHEQNCSTSTVRLVGSSQANLFASCAAGVCALWGPLHGGANVAIMNQLQELHSTKMDLGKFIEGVKQKEYRLFGFGHPVYKSFDPRAKILSAAADRVLAKLGVNDPLLELARRLEDVALNDDYFVSRNLYPNVDFYSGIILRAIGIPVNMFTVMFAIGRMPGWIAHWKEVRDRKSKIYRPRQIYTGPTERSLA
- a CDS encoding GNAT family N-acetyltransferase encodes the protein MALRLVHKAFDDLSVRELHDAYRLRVDVFVCEQGITGEPEIDAKDPGAVFVLAYEGDRLVGTGRVLGLTGAGVVRVGRLCVAADCRGRGVGGALLGCVDALVGDRVAELHAQAHLENWYGRFGWERRGEVFSEAGIEHLRMVKSCISKG
- a CDS encoding trypsin-like serine protease — protein: MHAYTTTSLLVATLTASSSLAISIRDDRSEISHIQLAEQADYDAVGEIFATVAGLGTSACSATLITDQWALTAAHCIDGNDLRGNGVSHLRFLVEGQLRYVKQWIPHPQWADTDGSFTAGYDIGLIQLSTPITSVEPAPLFEQRVTPGQESVAVGYGIPGTGSTGTDQSADFGTKRAAVNSIDAMGAENFPFPLGFTLIEDWSSNIIATDFDEPGNPDASSIGSPFPLNLEGAITSGDSGGALFVTSNNQQQLAAVNSFSASFDDDPDGSYSDLSGFSRVWPHLDWIGYTILTESEAPGDYTSDGRIDDADIDFLFAEFNNPYITPANQFTIPNIELVLGTIADPRYDLTGDNKTNHADLHFLVNDLIGTTFGDLDLDGTVNLVDLSTLAENFGATDASWSQGDADGNGTVDLIDLSMLAPNFDTSPVPEPATLLPLLAILATRRRA
- a CDS encoding DUF3568 domain-containing protein; protein product: MNPPALRTLLPALLAAILLPLAGCTVTAVSAASVASIAAATATTAEKGFGAWAGSKFTYVDEADLTDMRWATESAIDRLQLNISKQSFDEKKATYRWKVRDADNDHLAKIKLKPLTPRMMVVTIDVGLFGNKPAGTLLASRIRDKLNQIKHAEGEEITNAPPSLQN
- a CDS encoding peptide ABC transporter substrate-binding protein, whose translation is MKTLTHTLLLTLTLLATLTACGPADEPQADADGKKQLIFISNQEHNARDPQRITWTQDIRLADCLFEPLVLADYTAMKLEPGTAEAWTVSEDLRTYTFTIRSDARWNNGEPVTAHDVAYAWQRAMLPDTTAGYAQLLFVIKGAHDFYDFRAAQAVAYAKADPSQRSAEDDYRKALEYFNQNVGIKTPDERTLVVTLTQPTPYFLDLAAFATFMPVHKKSIEAETTFVASTGQLSMDQRYWSDPDRLVTNGPYQLKQARFRQSNELTPNPHYWNRDAIKNSGVKEIIINDPGTALYSYQGGKAHYWPRVPSGTTAAELAANADNRNDVHLQTMAGTFFINANCEPHLSDGSDNPLADQRVRVALSMAIDRELIVNNVTRMHEPVAKTFIPPNAVAGYEPPAHAAPGYDPAAAKNLLAEAGYNDPATLTGLTLLYRSTDPGESLIAQTLSNMWQRKLGVTVKLEGLENRVVVERVINREYTLARGSWYGDYPDPTTWLDRLRKPVGKRANNASGWDHPPFDTLLNQAATERDTTQRLAMLRDAEAMMLEHQPMFFLYHYISLNLYDPARISGIQNNPWFRVRFQDVVVH
- a CDS encoding Gfo/Idh/MocA family protein — encoded protein: MSDLQPLRVGLIGCGNISGAYLNHASDYSSMRIVACSDLNMEAAEAKAQEYGLESCGVDDLLGREDIDIVLNLTVPQAHAPVNMRALEAGKHAYCEKPFALSVAEAERALALASEKGLRLGCAPDTFLGGGHQACRKLIDEGAIGTPIAGLALMQTWGVESWHPNPDFYYLEGGGPAMDMGPYYVTALVNMLGPVAEVASMTRRSGERTCTSELHKGRKLKVEVETHLAGNLLFESGAIVTFIMSFDTAQSKHKFVEVHGTEGSLSVPDPNNFGGQVMLATRDSKEFEAVEVKHNYTENYRSLGLADMADGILKGRPHRASGALAAHVLEVLRGMHQAGGQSSAVKIMSRVERPAAMAEGLVTGELELV